A section of the Gloeobacter violaceus PCC 7421 genome encodes:
- a CDS encoding alkaline phosphatase D family protein — protein MRNSRPPLESFARKSLNRRQFLAVSGTLAGAFALALASGEDARSAPSLGATPFTLGVASGDPLPTSIVLWTRLAPDPLVADGGMPARRVSVEWFVATDAGMRRIVRRGTALASPELVHSVHVEVFGLEPSREYYYQFRYRSEYSPIGRTKTAPAAGSPLNSLAFAIATCQKWDDGFYSPYRRMVEEDLDLVVHLGDYTYEYGIASGGVRGATLPDTFAPETVTLDRYRLQHALYKTDPDLQAAHARFPWVVTWDDHEVENDYTDAISENFEPVETFLARRAAAYKAYYEHLPLRRLSIPDGPNLRLYRRLAFGDLAEFNVLDTRQYRSDQPCGDGESDRCEAALDPTKTMAGFDQERWLRQGLEGSGALWNVLAQQVLMAELNHDLEGGTRYWNDGWDGYPVARQRLLRHIATQRIANPVVITGDWHSTFVSDLKLDFKNPDSLVVAAEFVTPSITTNGDAIVYGPYYGPMIPQNPHIKFFDGDRRGYIRCHLDRERWLADIRYVESVSTPDSPIETFASFVIENGQPGVQPA, from the coding sequence ATGCGCAACTCCCGGCCTCCTCTAGAAAGCTTTGCCCGCAAGTCTTTGAACCGTCGCCAGTTTCTGGCGGTTTCGGGCACCCTCGCCGGTGCATTCGCCCTGGCCCTCGCAAGCGGCGAGGACGCCCGCTCCGCCCCCAGCCTGGGGGCTACCCCCTTCACCCTCGGGGTAGCTTCCGGCGATCCGCTGCCCACCAGCATCGTGCTCTGGACGCGGCTGGCCCCCGATCCGCTGGTGGCCGACGGCGGCATGCCGGCCCGCCGGGTGAGCGTCGAGTGGTTCGTGGCCACCGACGCCGGGATGCGCCGCATCGTCCGGCGCGGCACGGCCCTCGCTTCGCCCGAGTTGGTCCACTCGGTGCACGTGGAAGTTTTTGGTCTGGAACCCAGTCGGGAGTACTATTATCAGTTCCGCTACCGCAGCGAATACAGCCCCATCGGCCGCACCAAAACGGCTCCGGCCGCGGGTTCGCCCCTCAACAGCCTCGCCTTCGCCATCGCCACCTGCCAGAAGTGGGATGACGGCTTCTATTCGCCCTACCGGCGCATGGTCGAAGAAGATCTCGACCTGGTGGTGCACCTGGGCGATTATACCTACGAGTACGGCATCGCCTCCGGCGGGGTGCGGGGCGCGACTCTGCCCGACACCTTCGCTCCCGAGACGGTCACCCTCGATCGCTACCGCCTCCAGCACGCTCTCTACAAGACCGACCCGGACCTACAGGCGGCCCACGCCCGCTTCCCCTGGGTGGTCACCTGGGACGATCACGAAGTCGAAAACGACTACACCGACGCCATCTCCGAAAATTTCGAGCCGGTGGAGACGTTCTTGGCGCGCCGGGCCGCTGCCTACAAGGCTTACTACGAACACCTGCCCCTGCGCCGTCTTTCGATTCCCGACGGACCGAACCTGCGCCTTTACCGCCGCCTCGCCTTCGGGGATCTGGCCGAATTTAATGTGCTCGATACCCGCCAGTACCGAAGCGACCAGCCCTGCGGCGACGGCGAATCGGACCGCTGCGAGGCGGCCCTGGACCCCACCAAGACGATGGCCGGCTTCGATCAGGAGCGCTGGCTGCGCCAGGGGCTCGAAGGCTCCGGGGCGCTCTGGAATGTACTTGCCCAGCAGGTGCTGATGGCCGAACTCAACCACGACCTGGAGGGTGGCACTCGCTACTGGAACGACGGCTGGGACGGCTATCCGGTGGCCCGCCAGCGCCTGCTGCGCCACATCGCCACCCAGCGCATCGCCAACCCGGTGGTGATCACCGGCGACTGGCACTCGACTTTTGTCAGCGATCTGAAGCTCGACTTTAAGAACCCCGATTCTCTGGTGGTCGCTGCTGAATTTGTCACTCCGTCGATCACTACCAACGGCGACGCCATCGTCTATGGACCCTACTACGGCCCGATGATCCCACAGAACCCCCACATCAAGTTCTTCGACGGCGACCGCCGCGGCTACATCCGCTGCCACCTCGACCGCGAGCGCTGGCTGGCGGACATCCGCTACGTTGAGTCGGTGAGCACCCCGGATTCGCCCATCGAGACGTTCGCCTCGTTCGTCATCGAAAACGGCCAACCAGGCGTCCAACCCGCCTAG
- a CDS encoding Lin0512 family protein, which translates to MHVMFIEYGMGLDLHGQDATVAAVRAARDAIGRSSLPGMRLVLPDGDLGRMQVHVKLAVPVAAERVDVERVKQVFPYGQVSVEITPGGMLCTSGIVLTEHGDSEDLVIIVNAAVEVGY; encoded by the coding sequence ATGCACGTGATGTTTATCGAATACGGCATGGGTCTCGACCTGCACGGCCAGGACGCGACGGTCGCGGCGGTGCGCGCGGCCCGCGACGCCATTGGCCGCAGTTCGCTCCCTGGGATGCGCTTGGTGCTGCCGGACGGGGATCTCGGCCGCATGCAGGTGCACGTCAAACTTGCCGTGCCCGTGGCGGCGGAGCGGGTCGATGTCGAACGGGTCAAGCAGGTCTTTCCCTACGGCCAGGTCTCGGTGGAAATTACCCCGGGCGGCATGCTCTGCACCAGCGGTATCGTGCTGACGGAGCACGGCGACAGCGAGGATCTGGTGATCATCGTCAACGCGGCGGTCGAGGTGGGTTACTGA
- a CDS encoding ABC transporter ATP-binding protein, producing the protein MLIRLENIRKSYKLGNNEVPVLRGIDLDIDRGEYVAIMGPSGSGKSTLMNIIGCLDRPTSGNYFLNGSNVATLDRKALAQIRNREIGFVFQQFNLMARSDALENVMLPALYAGTPAKERKVRATELLERVGIGAQIHQRPNQLSGGQQQRVAVARALMNRPSILLADEPTGALDTRTGEEVLALFEELNAEGITVLVITHDQEVGDRARRMVRLRDGQLESEASQVMSAQ; encoded by the coding sequence ATGCTTATCCGCCTCGAAAACATCCGCAAGTCCTACAAATTGGGCAACAACGAGGTGCCCGTGCTGCGGGGCATCGACCTCGACATCGACCGCGGCGAGTACGTGGCGATCATGGGTCCGTCCGGCTCGGGCAAATCGACGTTGATGAACATCATCGGCTGCCTGGACCGGCCTACCTCCGGCAACTATTTTCTAAACGGCAGCAACGTCGCCACCCTCGATCGCAAGGCCCTCGCCCAGATCCGCAACCGCGAAATCGGCTTTGTGTTTCAACAGTTCAATTTGATGGCCCGCTCCGACGCTCTTGAAAACGTGATGCTGCCGGCTCTTTATGCCGGGACGCCCGCGAAGGAGCGCAAAGTGCGCGCGACGGAACTGCTGGAGCGCGTTGGTATCGGCGCCCAGATCCACCAGCGGCCCAATCAGCTTTCCGGCGGCCAACAGCAGCGCGTCGCCGTCGCCCGCGCCCTGATGAACAGACCCAGCATTCTGCTGGCGGACGAACCGACCGGCGCCCTCGACACGCGCACCGGCGAGGAGGTGCTGGCGCTATTCGAAGAGCTGAACGCCGAGGGGATCACCGTGCTGGTGATCACCCACGATCAAGAAGTGGGCGACCGCGCCCGCCGTATGGTGCGTCTGCGCGACGGTCAACTGGAGAGCGAGGCGAGCCAGGTGATGAGCGCTCAGTAA
- a CDS encoding ABC transporter permease, translating to MSWLENLKIAAVALWANWLRSVLTMLGLIIGVGSVVLIVAIGVGTQKFVKDQFRSFGTNVVVVGEDRPPDGLTQNTDRRIRPLTIEDMEALRTQIGAISRASGILSENGRVVWNNKDADGRIYGMEPELARILNWSVRKGRFFTDKEVQQRARVAVLGEEIADELFGTEQPVGKQILVNGRTMTVIGVLEKRSGAFRGYLQFLERGAIMPFTVVQESLISNVTPFGRRVRIIFLETKPAETIEAVTFQVTNLLRARHQITAEDDFFVGNAQEILNVFNAIAAGLTVMLGLIAAIALLVGGINIMNIMLVSVTERTREIGLRKALGASEGVILAQFVIEAVLISVLGGLIGLGLGWGAAALVGALSPIKPEVTPMAVFLAVGVATGIGLFFGVFPARRAARLDPIVALRTE from the coding sequence ATGTCGTGGCTTGAGAATCTGAAAATCGCGGCGGTGGCTCTGTGGGCCAACTGGTTGCGCTCGGTGCTCACGATGCTGGGGCTGATCATCGGCGTTGGTTCGGTGGTGCTCATCGTGGCCATTGGCGTGGGCACCCAAAAATTCGTCAAAGACCAGTTTCGCAGCTTCGGCACCAACGTGGTGGTGGTGGGCGAGGACCGGCCGCCCGACGGCCTCACCCAGAATACCGACCGCCGCATCAGGCCCCTCACAATCGAGGATATGGAGGCTTTGCGTACCCAGATTGGCGCCATCAGCCGGGCATCGGGCATCTTGTCTGAGAACGGGCGCGTCGTCTGGAACAACAAAGACGCCGACGGCCGCATCTACGGCATGGAGCCCGAACTGGCGCGCATCCTCAACTGGTCGGTACGCAAGGGACGATTTTTTACCGATAAAGAGGTACAGCAGCGCGCCCGGGTGGCGGTCCTGGGCGAGGAGATTGCCGATGAGCTGTTTGGCACCGAGCAGCCGGTGGGCAAGCAAATCCTGGTCAACGGCCGCACGATGACGGTAATTGGCGTGCTGGAAAAGCGCTCGGGTGCTTTTAGGGGCTATCTGCAATTTCTGGAGCGCGGCGCCATCATGCCCTTCACGGTGGTGCAGGAGTCGCTCATCAGCAATGTTACGCCCTTCGGGCGGCGGGTAAGGATTATTTTTCTGGAGACCAAACCGGCCGAAACTATTGAGGCTGTGACCTTTCAGGTGACCAATCTGTTGCGCGCCCGCCACCAGATCACCGCCGAGGACGACTTTTTTGTCGGCAACGCCCAGGAAATTCTCAACGTGTTCAATGCCATTGCCGCCGGGCTCACGGTCATGCTGGGGCTGATTGCTGCGATTGCCCTGCTGGTGGGCGGCATCAACATCATGAACATCATGCTCGTTTCGGTGACCGAGCGCACCCGCGAGATTGGCCTCAGAAAAGCCCTCGGCGCCAGCGAAGGCGTGATCCTCGCCCAGTTTGTGATCGAAGCGGTGCTCATCTCGGTGTTAGGCGGCCTGATCGGTCTGGGTCTCGGTTGGGGCGCCGCCGCCCTGGTGGGCGCGCTGAGCCCCATCAAGCCCGAGGTGACACCCATGGCGGTCTTTTTGGCCGTGGGTGTGGCCACTGGCATCGGTCTATTTTTTGGAGTCTTCCCGGCCCGCCGGGCTGCCCGGCTCGACCCGATCGTCGCCCTTCGCACGGAGTAA